The bacterium genome includes a region encoding these proteins:
- a CDS encoding FHA domain-containing protein, which translates to MSGGKRVVAVFEITEGKNKGQVVKLPEGTCKAIGRSLDDINKTQVFSMDFTMSLDDFTKKLIMNYIAKKSPQDKKINQEASTDTIGNFKRLPDLVLDDPAISRLHAMIFHDSNGAGVLDLVSKNGTFVNGEEVESKSLQNGDLVEVGGTKMVFAYK; encoded by the coding sequence ATGTCCGGAGGGAAGCGCGTCGTTGCCGTTTTCGAGATCACCGAGGGCAAGAACAAGGGCCAGGTCGTCAAATTGCCCGAGGGAACCTGCAAGGCCATCGGCCGCAGCCTCGACGACATCAACAAGACTCAAGTTTTCAGCATGGATTTCACGATGTCGCTCGATGACTTCACCAAGAAGCTCATCATGAACTACATCGCCAAGAAGTCCCCCCAGGACAAGAAGATCAACCAGGAGGCCTCGACCGACACCATCGGGAATTTCAAGCGCCTCCCCGACCTGGTTCTGGACGACCCGGCGATCTCCCGCCTCCACGCCATGATTTTTCACGACAGCAACGGCGCCGGCGTCCTCGACCTGGTCAGCAAGAACGGCACCTTCGTCAACGGCGAGGAGGTCGAGTCCAAAAGCCTCCAAAACGGCGACTTGGTCGAGGTCGGCGGCACCAAGATGGTCTTTGCCTACAAATAA
- the gmk gene encoding guanylate kinase translates to MKESHQRKGRLFVVSGASGTGKTTLCRDLEREMGLFFSVSATTRPPRAGEVEGRDYRFLSRAEFDKMLENDQFLEWAQVHGQSYGTPREPIESRLREGHDVLLDLDTQGAIQLKALYPEAVLIFIKPPSLEELRKRLTSRGTDSPEVIARRIERAEHEIEQSSHYDYVVENRDLAEARRELKGIIASRREA, encoded by the coding sequence ATGAAGGAAAGCCATCAAAGAAAAGGCCGCCTATTCGTCGTTTCGGGGGCTTCCGGCACCGGGAAAACCACCCTTTGCCGCGATTTAGAGCGGGAAATGGGGCTTTTTTTCTCGGTCAGCGCCACCACCCGCCCGCCGCGGGCCGGCGAGGTCGAGGGCCGAGACTATCGGTTTCTCTCCCGGGCCGAATTCGATAAGATGCTGGAAAATGACCAATTTCTGGAGTGGGCCCAGGTTCACGGCCAATCCTACGGGACGCCGCGGGAGCCCATCGAAAGCCGGCTCCGGGAAGGGCACGACGTCCTGCTGGACCTCGACACTCAGGGGGCCATCCAGCTGAAGGCTCTCTATCCCGAGGCGGTGCTGATCTTCATCAAGCCCCCTTCATTGGAGGAGCTGCGCAAGCGCTTGACCAGCCGGGGGACCGATTCCCCCGAGGTCATTGCCCGGCGCATCGAGCGGGCCGAGCACGAGATCGAGCAGAGCAGCCACTACGATTATGTCGTGGAAAATCGCGACCTGGCCGAGGCCCGGCGCGAGCTAAAAGGAATCATCGCCTCCCGACGGGAGGCTTAA
- a CDS encoding ABC transporter permease: protein MSWKIFLAEKYLRSPAKRGIRLVLRLAVFGVALGVATLTLTQSVMSGFEKVFRESILGFNAHLVLLKQGEMEDIPAEEKAIQAKLGADYRGGTPFLYREGLLVAKGRVKGAVLKGIDPLTFNRVYAVKVRPFSRTQVPAKIEDLLKTDKGLPALVLGSDLAKELEVEGLGSTLKIFLPKRGAEKGGEENFRTFEVTGVFSTGLYEYDHGFAFVDLQTLQGLLEAEGRASGIEMVIRDPAAAEAIAENLEAGLSPAYQAVSWQRLNGPLFSALHKERLMFLIIMAMVVAVASFNIVGVLLLMIFDKAREISILRSLGATVGGLQRVFAYQGLAIGAVGGILGIGLGAGIAWLVQRTEWLKLEKEVYLVERLPVEWSPEVALTVGAVTLAVTLVASLVGVSRLKRSGLDL, encoded by the coding sequence ATGAGCTGGAAAATTTTTCTCGCCGAGAAATACCTGCGCAGCCCCGCCAAGCGCGGCATTCGCCTGGTTTTGCGCCTGGCGGTTTTCGGCGTGGCCTTGGGCGTGGCGACCCTGACTTTGACTCAATCGGTGATGAGCGGCTTCGAAAAAGTCTTCCGCGAAAGCATCCTGGGCTTCAACGCCCATCTGGTGCTGCTCAAGCAGGGTGAGATGGAAGACATCCCGGCCGAGGAAAAAGCCATCCAGGCGAAGCTCGGAGCCGATTATCGCGGCGGCACTCCATTTTTGTACAGGGAAGGCCTTCTCGTCGCCAAGGGCCGCGTTAAAGGCGCGGTTTTGAAGGGAATCGATCCCTTGACCTTTAACAGGGTCTATGCTGTAAAGGTGCGCCCTTTCAGCAGGACGCAAGTACCCGCAAAGATTGAAGATCTGCTGAAAACCGACAAGGGTCTTCCGGCGCTGGTTTTAGGTTCGGATCTGGCGAAAGAGCTCGAGGTCGAAGGACTCGGCAGCACGCTGAAGATTTTTCTTCCGAAGCGCGGCGCCGAAAAAGGCGGCGAAGAAAATTTCCGGACCTTCGAGGTGACTGGAGTTTTCAGCACCGGTCTTTACGAATACGACCACGGCTTCGCTTTCGTCGATTTGCAGACTCTGCAAGGCTTGCTGGAGGCGGAAGGGCGGGCCAGCGGGATCGAAATGGTGATTCGGGATCCCGCCGCGGCCGAAGCGATCGCCGAGAATTTGGAAGCCGGGCTGAGCCCGGCTTATCAGGCGGTAAGCTGGCAGCGATTGAATGGGCCGCTTTTTTCGGCGCTGCACAAAGAGCGGCTGATGTTCTTGATCATCATGGCGATGGTGGTGGCGGTGGCCTCCTTCAACATCGTCGGAGTGCTTCTCCTGATGATCTTCGACAAGGCCCGGGAGATTTCGATCCTCCGCTCCTTGGGCGCCACGGTCGGCGGGCTCCAGCGGGTCTTCGCCTACCAGGGTTTGGCGATCGGAGCGGTCGGCGGGATTTTGGGAATTGGATTGGGCGCCGGAATCGCTTGGTTGGTCCAAAGGACCGAGTGGCTGAAGTTGGAGAAGGAAGTTTATCTCGTGGAGCGCCTGCCGGTCGAATGGTCGCCGGAGGTGGCGCTGACGGTTGGAGCGGTCACCCTGGCGGTGACTTTGGTCGCAAGCCTGGTCGGGGTTTCTCGGCTGAAGCGCAGCGGACTGGATTTGTAA
- a CDS encoding ABC transporter ATP-binding protein produces the protein MAVQIEARNLHKSYGEGAERVEVLKGLDLDIEAGEALAVLGASGAGKSTLLHLLGTLDKPSEGRVTFEGVDWFQRRDAELSGFRNRTMGFVFQFHHLLPMLSALENVMLPGLIGGQPKAEAAAAAEALLAKVGLKDRLKHRPSELSGGEQQRVAIARALVMKPKVLFADEPTGNLDSRTGDEVADLMLDLHDERRMTLVIVTHNERLAQRLPRGVRMADGRVTRFEKHP, from the coding sequence ATGGCGGTGCAGATCGAAGCGAGAAACCTCCACAAGAGCTACGGCGAAGGCGCCGAGCGGGTGGAGGTGTTGAAAGGCCTCGATCTGGACATCGAAGCCGGCGAAGCGCTGGCGGTGCTGGGGGCCTCGGGGGCCGGAAAGTCGACTTTGCTGCATCTCTTGGGCACCTTGGATAAACCCAGCGAAGGCCGGGTGACGTTCGAGGGTGTCGACTGGTTTCAGCGCCGCGACGCCGAGCTGAGCGGGTTCCGCAACCGGACGATGGGTTTCGTTTTCCAGTTTCACCATCTGCTACCGATGCTGAGCGCCCTCGAGAACGTCATGCTCCCGGGCTTGATCGGGGGCCAGCCCAAGGCCGAGGCCGCGGCGGCCGCCGAAGCTCTGTTGGCCAAGGTCGGTTTGAAAGACCGGTTGAAGCACCGGCCCTCGGAGTTGTCCGGCGGCGAGCAGCAGCGGGTCGCCATCGCCCGGGCCCTGGTCATGAAGCCCAAGGTGCTCTTTGCCGACGAGCCCACCGGCAACCTCGACAGCCGAACCGGCGACGAGGTGGCCGACCTGATGTTAGACCTGCACGACGAACGCCGCATGACTTTGGTGATCGTCACCCACAATGAAAGGTTGGCCCAAAGGCTACCGCGGGGCGTCCGAATGGCAGACGGACGAGTCACCCGGTTCGAAAAGCATCCATGA
- the rpmB gene encoding 50S ribosomal protein L28: MPRMCQICKKTALAGNIVSHANNKSHTKSQPNLQKVRAVFEGKVQKISVCTRCLRSGKVTKAA; the protein is encoded by the coding sequence ATGCCCCGCATGTGCCAAATTTGCAAAAAAACCGCCCTGGCCGGAAACATCGTCAGCCACGCCAACAACAAGTCCCACACCAAGAGCCAGCCCAACTTGCAAAAGGTTCGCGCGGTTTTTGAAGGGAAGGTGCAAAAGATCAGCGTCTGCACCCGCTGCTTGCGCTCCGGCAAAGTGACGAAAGCCGCCTAG
- a CDS encoding glycosyltransferase family 2 protein, with protein sequence MITLYALVGVDPHILNFALFRKFLEHYRASGIRDFIFDLHTGRGDMAKVAEYRALAESHGAVIRHVVDEPFSVKDLQFRLLNSLVQELSGSNHWCLPVDSDEFIKFPGGDAVAFFAECDRGGYNAVIGNLLDRFSLDPPFAEIDEARSLDELFPWAYPLTRLIRKGWDRKVVAFKGRFTLINGHHGLDREFGRIAAQLEYSFLNLVDRFRSARLRRFFRRVYPYLEFPAPGIRRWPGRLEIHHMAWDSLLREKMIARLQLKGRALREYHNVLRFLDEADLGRRLRGHLLEKVSLVAG encoded by the coding sequence ATGATCACCCTCTATGCCTTAGTCGGCGTCGATCCCCATATCTTGAATTTTGCGCTGTTCCGAAAGTTCCTGGAGCATTACCGGGCGAGCGGAATTCGCGACTTCATCTTCGATCTTCACACCGGCCGGGGCGACATGGCCAAGGTGGCCGAGTATCGAGCCCTGGCCGAATCCCACGGTGCCGTCATTCGCCATGTCGTGGACGAGCCGTTCTCGGTGAAGGATCTCCAATTCCGCCTCCTGAACTCCTTGGTCCAGGAGCTCTCCGGCTCCAACCATTGGTGCCTGCCGGTGGACTCCGACGAGTTCATCAAGTTTCCCGGCGGCGACGCGGTGGCTTTTTTCGCGGAGTGCGACCGCGGCGGCTACAACGCGGTGATCGGCAATTTGCTCGACCGCTTCAGTCTCGACCCGCCCTTCGCCGAAATCGACGAAGCCAGGAGCCTCGACGAGCTTTTCCCCTGGGCTTATCCCTTGACCCGCCTGATTCGGAAGGGTTGGGACCGAAAGGTGGTGGCTTTCAAGGGCCGCTTTACGCTGATCAACGGCCATCATGGGCTGGATAGGGAGTTCGGACGCATCGCCGCACAACTCGAGTACAGCTTCTTGAACTTGGTCGATCGCTTCCGGTCAGCGCGCTTGCGGCGCTTTTTCCGGCGGGTTTATCCCTATCTGGAGTTTCCAGCTCCCGGGATTCGGCGCTGGCCCGGCCGGCTCGAGATCCACCACATGGCTTGGGATTCACTGCTGCGAGAAAAGATGATCGCCCGGCTCCAGCTGAAAGGCAGGGCGCTTCGGGAATACCACAATGTGTTGCGTTTCCTCGACGAAGCCGATCTTGGGCGCCGGCTTCGGGGTCATTTGTTGGAAAAGGTGAGTTTGGTGGCAGGATGA
- a CDS encoding OmpH family outer membrane protein — protein sequence MKRWKYLLAAVLLFSMHAVAQAQALKIGLVDFQKALNDVEEGKRAKAQLKAQFDQKQNALTAKQDSLKALKDQLENQRAALSAEAFKAKEAEYRDKFLDLQKTLGQFRNEIATKEAELTQSIIVRLRGAVQSVGQKGGYNLIFETSQDAVLYAPGATDLTAQVIQAFNSGGGGAAK from the coding sequence ATGAAACGATGGAAGTACTTGCTGGCCGCGGTTTTACTATTTTCGATGCACGCCGTGGCCCAGGCCCAAGCGCTCAAGATCGGCTTGGTCGATTTCCAAAAAGCCCTCAATGACGTCGAAGAGGGCAAGCGCGCCAAGGCTCAGCTCAAGGCCCAATTCGACCAGAAGCAAAACGCCCTCACCGCCAAGCAGGATTCGCTCAAGGCTCTCAAGGACCAGCTCGAAAACCAACGAGCCGCCCTCAGCGCCGAGGCCTTCAAGGCCAAGGAAGCGGAGTACCGCGACAAGTTCCTCGATCTGCAAAAGACCCTCGGCCAATTCCGCAACGAGATCGCCACCAAGGAAGCTGAGCTCACCCAGAGCATCATCGTTCGCCTCCGCGGCGCCGTCCAATCGGTCGGCCAAAAGGGCGGCTACAACCTGATCTTCGAAACCTCCCAAGACGCCGTGCTTTACGCGCCGGGAGCCACCGATCTCACCGCCCAGGTGATCCAGGCCTTCAACTCCGGCGGCGGAGGAGCGGCCAAGTAG
- the bamA gene encoding outer membrane protein assembly factor BamA translates to MKRVLFFLIIGFFAAAPAWGQERIADIAVQGNRTIESQLILSQIHSQKGGVYSRELVSEDVARIYKLGFFEDVEVDKSSAAGGVKLTFLVIEKEPIEKIVIEGNKKVGENKIREAITVKVNAPPDNKKIAQSIEAIKEIYSKEGYGGTVIQTETHGKNLVFKIKETKGEVVKGINFEGNTVFSDRKLRGMIRTKKKNFLSFLTGSGKYQEELVDQDIALITYNYLNKGYMKIRVGQPKVEYSSEKEGLILTYFIDEGDPYRIGNISFSGDILTTKEELFTKLDTMKGNLYSQKIMEGDLQKLTEFYGNQGYAFANINPETNLDDASKTADINFAVDKGQRVYIERINITGNTITRDKVIRRELRVVENSLYNESLVRLSKRKLEQLGFFETVEVSTPRGSSDDKLVLNINVKEKPTGTFSVGAGFSSAESFLFTASVSKNNFMGLGINGSINAELSGKRQQFSVMYTDPYFLDSNWILQVNGFRITSNYEDFRRKSFGGEIDFGRRIFDFSSFSVGYRIEDVSLDDFDLIVPEFFRLNADGLSSSLVAQINRDTRNNPIITTKGTYFNGTMEYAGNGLGGDVDFLRLSGNARVFVPLWKNSVLKFNGRIGWIKSLNDEPVPLFERFFTGGINSLRGYEFRSVGPSITIPDGITGKDQDFVYGGNKMLIFNLEYEFPIYDAAGFRGVVFVDAGNAYAEDEDMNPLKMRADFGAGVRWLSPFGPLRFEWGFPFKRHEGEKRSVFNFTIGSFF, encoded by the coding sequence ATGAAGAGAGTTTTATTTTTCCTGATTATTGGGTTTTTCGCGGCGGCCCCGGCTTGGGGGCAGGAGCGAATCGCCGACATCGCGGTCCAGGGTAACCGAACCATCGAATCCCAGCTCATCCTTTCGCAGATTCATTCGCAGAAAGGCGGCGTCTACTCGCGGGAGCTGGTCAGCGAGGACGTGGCCCGGATCTACAAGCTCGGCTTCTTCGAGGACGTCGAGGTCGACAAGTCCTCGGCCGCCGGCGGGGTCAAGCTGACCTTCCTGGTCATCGAGAAGGAGCCGATCGAGAAGATCGTCATCGAGGGCAACAAGAAGGTCGGCGAGAACAAGATCCGCGAGGCGATCACGGTCAAGGTCAATGCGCCGCCCGACAACAAAAAGATCGCCCAGTCGATCGAGGCGATCAAGGAGATCTACAGCAAGGAAGGTTACGGCGGGACGGTGATCCAGACCGAGACCCATGGCAAGAACTTGGTCTTCAAGATCAAGGAGACCAAGGGCGAGGTCGTCAAAGGCATCAACTTCGAGGGCAACACCGTCTTCAGCGACCGCAAGCTTCGCGGCATGATCCGCACCAAGAAGAAAAATTTCCTCTCCTTCCTGACCGGGTCCGGCAAATATCAGGAAGAGCTGGTCGACCAGGACATCGCCCTGATCACCTACAACTACCTCAACAAGGGCTACATGAAGATCCGGGTGGGTCAGCCCAAGGTCGAATATTCCTCGGAGAAGGAAGGGCTCATCCTGACCTATTTCATCGATGAGGGCGATCCTTACCGCATCGGCAACATCAGCTTCTCGGGCGACATCCTGACGACCAAGGAAGAGCTCTTCACCAAGCTCGACACGATGAAGGGCAACCTTTACAGCCAAAAGATCATGGAGGGCGACCTCCAAAAGCTGACCGAGTTCTACGGCAACCAAGGCTATGCCTTCGCCAACATCAACCCCGAGACCAACTTGGACGACGCCTCCAAGACCGCCGATATCAATTTCGCGGTCGACAAGGGGCAGCGGGTCTACATCGAGCGGATCAACATCACCGGCAACACGATCACCCGCGACAAGGTCATCCGGCGCGAGCTGCGGGTGGTGGAGAACAGCCTCTACAACGAAAGCTTGGTCCGCTTGTCCAAGCGCAAGCTCGAGCAGCTCGGCTTCTTCGAAACGGTCGAGGTTTCGACGCCGCGCGGCTCCTCCGACGACAAGCTGGTCCTCAATATCAACGTCAAGGAGAAGCCGACTGGGACCTTCAGCGTCGGCGCCGGTTTCAGCTCGGCCGAGAGCTTCCTCTTCACGGCCTCGGTTTCGAAGAACAACTTCATGGGTTTGGGCATCAATGGGTCGATCAACGCCGAGCTGTCGGGCAAGCGCCAGCAGTTCTCGGTCATGTACACCGACCCTTATTTCCTCGACAGCAACTGGATCCTCCAGGTCAACGGATTCCGGATCACCAGCAACTACGAGGACTTCCGCCGTAAATCCTTCGGCGGTGAGATCGACTTCGGCCGCCGCATCTTCGATTTCAGCTCCTTTAGCGTGGGTTATCGGATCGAGGACGTCAGCCTCGACGACTTCGATCTGATCGTTCCCGAGTTCTTCCGGTTGAACGCCGACGGCCTCTCCTCGAGCTTGGTCGCCCAGATCAACCGCGACACCCGAAACAACCCGATCATCACGACCAAGGGAACCTATTTCAACGGCACCATGGAATACGCCGGCAACGGCCTGGGCGGCGACGTCGATTTCCTTCGGCTTTCCGGCAATGCCCGGGTCTTTGTCCCGCTCTGGAAGAACTCGGTCCTCAAGTTCAACGGCCGGATCGGCTGGATTAAATCGCTGAACGATGAACCGGTTCCGCTTTTCGAGCGTTTCTTCACCGGTGGTATCAATAGCTTGCGCGGTTATGAGTTCCGGTCGGTCGGCCCCAGCATCACCATTCCCGATGGAATCACCGGAAAAGACCAGGATTTCGTCTATGGCGGAAATAAAATGCTGATCTTTAACCTCGAGTATGAGTTCCCCATCTATGACGCGGCCGGCTTCCGGGGGGTCGTGTTCGTCGATGCCGGCAACGCCTACGCCGAGGACGAGGATATGAACCCTCTCAAGATGCGGGCCGATTTCGGGGCCGGGGTTCGTTGGCTGTCGCCTTTTGGCCCCTTGCGCTTCGAATGGGGCTTCCCGTTCAAGCGCCATGAAGGCGAAAAACGAAGCGTGTTCAATTTCACGATCGGGTCATTTTTTTAG
- a CDS encoding bifunctional (p)ppGpp synthetase/guanosine-3',5'-bis(diphosphate) 3'-pyrophosphohydrolase, with amino-acid sequence MISSQELVQSVQSYNPKADSAMLAKAYEFSRKVHEGQKRCSGDPYFIHPVEVAAILAQMQLDAASIAAGLLHDTVEDTLIPIDEIKKEFGPEIALLVDGVTKLSKIKFSSSEEKQAENFRKMMLAMAVDIRVILIKLADRLNNMRTLQHLSVERQTKIAKETVEIYAPLANRLGIQWMKVELEDLSLRYLKPEIYGFIHHQVDVERQQREAYMDRVREIVEQKLKEYNVSARISGRVKHVYSIYRKMESQNIAFDQVHDILAFRIIVDNIRQCYEVLGVLHELWKPVPGRFKDYIAMPKVNNYRSLHTTVVCLDGERVEFQIRTLEMHEIAEKGIAAHWTYKEDGSISQNDQAKFQWLRELLDLQKDLKDPAEFLDTVKLDLFATDVYVFTPKGQLKELPYGSTPIDFAFSIHSDVGNQCVGAKVNDKIVPLDYILKSGDTVQVLTRSGSKPNRDWLRFVKTSRAKAKIRQQIRDEQRDRALSLGKELLEKEIEHHGVTPGKYLKEDNLLQAAREFGLKNVESLIAQVGYGKISPHHVTVKLLPAELMQKPQAPEPSPASGVLGEMFQKVKKRSKSAIKVGGLNDVLVSMGKCCNPLPGDSITGFITRGRGVTVHTVDCAKVMATDPDRRVEVGWDESSELNHQAKVRAVSVDRPGILASMTKTISNLGVNISQANIRTSNDQKAINIFVLDIRNRHQLQDVVRALESLAGVISVDQIRS; translated from the coding sequence ATGATCTCCAGTCAAGAACTCGTCCAATCGGTCCAAAGCTACAATCCCAAGGCCGACAGCGCCATGCTGGCGAAGGCCTACGAGTTTTCGCGCAAAGTCCACGAGGGACAGAAACGCTGCTCCGGCGATCCTTATTTCATCCACCCGGTCGAGGTCGCCGCCATCCTGGCCCAGATGCAGCTCGATGCCGCTTCGATCGCCGCCGGCCTGCTCCACGACACCGTCGAAGACACCTTGATCCCGATCGACGAGATCAAGAAGGAGTTCGGTCCCGAGATCGCCTTGCTGGTCGACGGCGTGACCAAGCTCTCCAAGATCAAATTTTCCTCGAGCGAGGAAAAGCAGGCCGAGAACTTCCGCAAGATGATGCTGGCGATGGCCGTCGACATCCGGGTGATCCTGATCAAGCTGGCCGACCGACTCAACAACATGAGGACTCTCCAGCACTTGAGCGTCGAGCGCCAGACCAAGATCGCCAAGGAGACGGTCGAGATCTACGCGCCGCTGGCCAATCGGCTCGGCATCCAGTGGATGAAAGTCGAGCTCGAGGATCTCTCGCTTCGCTACCTCAAGCCCGAGATCTACGGCTTCATCCATCACCAAGTCGACGTCGAACGCCAGCAGCGCGAGGCCTACATGGACCGGGTCCGCGAAATCGTCGAGCAGAAGCTGAAGGAGTACAATGTGTCGGCCCGGATATCGGGCCGGGTCAAGCACGTCTACAGCATCTACCGCAAGATGGAGAGCCAGAACATCGCCTTCGACCAAGTCCACGACATCCTGGCCTTTCGGATCATCGTCGACAACATCCGCCAATGCTACGAGGTCTTGGGCGTGCTCCACGAGCTATGGAAACCGGTGCCGGGCCGCTTCAAGGATTACATCGCGATGCCCAAGGTCAACAATTACCGCTCACTCCACACCACCGTCGTCTGTCTCGACGGCGAACGGGTCGAGTTTCAGATCCGGACCCTGGAGATGCACGAAATCGCGGAGAAGGGGATCGCGGCCCACTGGACCTACAAGGAAGACGGGTCGATCTCCCAGAACGACCAAGCCAAGTTCCAATGGCTTCGCGAGCTGCTCGACTTGCAGAAAGACTTGAAAGACCCGGCCGAATTCCTCGACACCGTCAAGCTCGACCTCTTCGCCACCGACGTCTACGTTTTCACGCCCAAGGGTCAGCTCAAGGAGCTGCCCTACGGCTCGACGCCGATCGATTTCGCCTTCAGCATCCACAGCGACGTCGGCAATCAGTGCGTCGGGGCCAAGGTCAACGACAAGATCGTCCCGCTCGATTATATCTTGAAGAGCGGCGACACCGTCCAGGTGCTGACTCGGAGCGGCTCCAAGCCTAACCGGGACTGGCTGCGCTTCGTCAAGACTTCCCGGGCCAAGGCCAAGATCCGGCAACAGATCCGGGACGAGCAGCGCGACCGGGCCCTCAGCCTGGGCAAGGAATTGCTGGAGAAGGAGATCGAGCACCACGGTGTGACGCCCGGCAAATACCTCAAGGAGGACAACCTGCTCCAGGCGGCGCGGGAATTCGGCCTCAAGAACGTCGAGTCGCTCATCGCCCAGGTCGGCTACGGGAAGATTTCGCCCCATCACGTGACCGTCAAGCTGCTGCCGGCCGAGTTGATGCAGAAGCCCCAAGCTCCCGAGCCGTCGCCGGCCTCCGGCGTCTTGGGCGAAATGTTCCAGAAGGTGAAGAAGCGCTCGAAGAGCGCGATCAAGGTCGGCGGCTTGAATGACGTCCTGGTGAGCATGGGCAAGTGCTGCAACCCCTTGCCCGGCGACAGCATCACCGGCTTCATCACCCGGGGCCGCGGCGTCACCGTCCACACCGTCGACTGCGCCAAGGTCATGGCCACCGATCCCGACCGCCGGGTCGAGGTCGGCTGGGACGAGTCGAGCGAGCTCAACCATCAGGCCAAGGTCCGGGCGGTCAGCGTCGACCGGCCGGGGATCTTGGCCTCGATGACCAAGACCATCAGCAACCTGGGGGTCAACATCTCCCAGGCCAACATTCGCACCAGCAACGATCAAAAGGCGATCAACATCTTCGTGCTCGACATCCGCAATCGCCATCAGCTCCAAGACGTGGTCCGAGCCTTGGAGAGCTTGGCCGGCGTCATCTCGGTCGACCAGATCCGTTCCTAG
- a CDS encoding YicC/YloC family endoribonuclease, whose amino-acid sequence MIKSMTGYGIAQGKVGDRRVVVETKSVNHKFCEVNLRLSPRFSFLEGKISEAAKIFFSRGRIDILVKEEPGAVREVPARVDLAKLKAYHKTLKEAAKSLKIGEEVGLNVLLTLPDVVITEEEEDLEKLWKQLEVLLKKSFAALEKMREREGEGILRFLKSEIGILDREVKVIVGKVPDNVEHHRRQLEERIAKLAQGVELDPQRLAQEVAYFVDRTDISEELQRLQHHFGHFHEILRESGPLGRKLDFLLQEMNREANTLSAKAQSAEISQRVVNCKHSLEKIREQVQNVE is encoded by the coding sequence ATGATCAAGAGTATGACCGGGTACGGCATCGCCCAGGGCAAGGTGGGGGATCGCCGGGTCGTGGTGGAGACCAAGAGCGTCAATCACAAGTTTTGCGAGGTCAACCTACGGCTGTCGCCCCGCTTCTCCTTCCTCGAAGGCAAGATTTCCGAAGCCGCCAAAATTTTTTTCTCCCGGGGCCGCATCGACATCCTGGTCAAGGAAGAGCCCGGCGCTGTCCGCGAGGTTCCCGCCCGGGTCGATTTGGCGAAGCTCAAGGCCTACCATAAAACCCTGAAGGAAGCGGCCAAGAGCCTCAAGATCGGCGAGGAGGTCGGCTTGAACGTGCTCCTGACCTTGCCCGACGTCGTCATTACCGAAGAGGAAGAAGACCTCGAGAAGCTGTGGAAACAGCTCGAGGTCCTGCTTAAGAAATCCTTCGCCGCCCTCGAGAAAATGCGGGAGCGGGAAGGCGAGGGCATCCTGCGCTTCCTGAAATCGGAGATCGGAATCCTCGACCGCGAAGTGAAGGTCATCGTCGGCAAAGTGCCCGACAACGTCGAGCACCACCGCCGCCAGCTCGAGGAGCGGATCGCCAAGCTGGCCCAGGGCGTCGAGCTCGATCCCCAGCGCCTCGCCCAAGAGGTGGCCTATTTCGTCGACCGCACCGACATCAGCGAGGAGCTGCAGCGGCTCCAGCATCATTTCGGGCATTTCCACGAGATCCTCCGGGAGTCGGGACCGCTCGGCCGCAAGCTCGATTTCCTGCTTCAAGAGATGAACCGCGAGGCCAACACCCTGAGCGCCAAGGCCCAAAGCGCCGAGATTTCCCAGCGGGTGGTCAACTGCAAGCACAGTTTGGAGAAGATAAGGGAGCAGGTGCAGAACGTGGAGTGA